The Rouxiella sp. WC2420 region TGTAATACTCACCACGTTCAGGAAGTTGCCGGAGCTTTCACCCTTGGTCCACAGGCGCTGCTTGGTGCGAGAGAAAAATGTCACCCTGCCGCTGCTTTGCGTCACATCAAGCGCCTGCTGATTCATGTACCCCATCATCAACACTTCGCCTGAAACGGCATGCTGCACAATGGCCGGCATCATGTTATCGGTCTTTTCCCAGTCAAGCTGAGCCAGCTGTTCGGCCGTCAGCATCAAAGGTTCTTTCAGCGTTTTTACTTCATCAAATTCTGGAATGCTCACAAGCGGATCTCCACGCCTTGTTCGGCAAGGTAGCGTTTCAGCTCACCGATATTAATAATTTGTTTATGGAATACGGAAGCCGCCAGCGCGCCGTCTACGCCCGCCAATTTAAAGGCATCTAAAAAGTGCTCGCGAGTTCCGGCACCGCCCGAGGCGATTAGCGGAACGTTGCACACTTCGCGGACCAGATTCAGCTGTCGCAGATCGTATCCGTTGCGCACGCCGTCCTGATTCATCATGTTCAACACGATTTCACCCGCGCCGCGTTGTTGCACTTCTTTAACCCAATCAACTGTCTGCCAGGTTGTCACTTTGGTGCGTGCTTCGTCGCCGGTAAACTGATGAACGTGATAGCTGCCGGTTTCGGCATCGTGCCAGGTATCGATACCCACCACAATACACTGTACGCCGTAGCGATCGGCAAGACGGCTAATCAGCGTCGGGTCGGCCAGCGCAGGGGAGTTGATGGAAATCTTGTCCGCGCCGAACTCTAAAATTCGGCCCGCGTCTTCAATGCTTTTAATTCCGCCCGCCACGCAAAATGGAATATCAATGACTTCGGCAACGCGAGAGATCCAACTTTTATCGACCACGCGACCATCGGACGAGGCAGTGATATCGTAGAACACCAGCTCGTCGGCGCCTTCTTCGGCGTAACGCTTGGCCAGCGGCACGATATCACCAATGATTTCGTGG contains the following coding sequences:
- the hisF gene encoding imidazole glycerol phosphate synthase subunit HisF, with the protein product MLAKRIIPCLDVKNGQVVKGVQFRNHEIIGDIVPLAKRYAEEGADELVFYDITASSDGRVVDKSWISRVAEVIDIPFCVAGGIKSIEDAGRILEFGADKISINSPALADPTLISRLADRYGVQCIVVGIDTWHDAETGSYHVHQFTGDEARTKVTTWQTVDWVKEVQQRGAGEIVLNMMNQDGVRNGYDLRQLNLVREVCNVPLIASGGAGTREHFLDAFKLAGVDGALAASVFHKQIINIGELKRYLAEQGVEIRL